A window of Vigna unguiculata cultivar IT97K-499-35 chromosome 4, ASM411807v1, whole genome shotgun sequence contains these coding sequences:
- the LOC114181331 gene encoding putative disease resistance RPP13-like protein 1 yields MEAAKFDIRAWVCVSDHFDVLTVTKSILEAITKSKDDSADLEMVHGRLKEKVSGKRFLLVLDDVWNERREEWEAVQTPLRYGAPGSRIIVTTRGEKVASNMKSKVHRLKQLEEDECWKVFEKQALKDDDLELNDEKKEIGRRIVEKCKGLPLALKTIGSLLCTKSSILDWQSVLESDIWDLPKEVEIIPALLLSYQHLSSHLKRCFAYCALFPKDYEFDKKELILLWMAEGFLHHSQQNKNVQEIGEQYFDDLLTRSSFFNQPSKCNSSCMTF; encoded by the coding sequence ATGGAGGCGGCTAAATTTGATATCAGAGCTTGGGTTTGTGTTTCCGATCATTTTGATGTTTTGACAGTGACGAAATCAATTCTCGAGGCAATCACTAAATCTAAAGATGATAGCGCAGACTTAGAAATGGTTCATGGAAGATTGAAAGAAAAAGTATCTGGAAAGAGATTTCTTCTTGTTTTGGATGATGTTTGGAACGAGAGGCGAGAAGAATGGGAGGCTGTGCAGACTCCTCTTAGATATGGGGCTCCAGGAAGTAGAATTATTGTGACAACACGTGGTGAGAAAGTCGCTTCTAACATGAAGTCTAAAGTGCATCGCTTAAAGCAATTAGAAGAGGATGAATGCTGGAAAGTCTTTGAAAAACAAGCACTAAAAGATGACGATCTTGAATTGAATGATGAGAAAAAGGAGATTGGTAGAAGGATTGTTGAGAAGTGCAAAGGATtacctcttgctttgaaaacaATTGGAAGTCTTCTCTGTACAAAGTCATCCATTTTAGATTGGCAAAGTGTATTGGAAAGTGACATATGGGACTTACCGAAAGAAGTTGAAATAATCCCGGCTCTATTATTGAGTTATCAACATCTTTCTTCTCACCTCAAGAGGTGCTTTGCTTATTGTGCTCTATTTCCAAAAGATTATGAGTTTGACAAGAAGGAATTAATTTTGTTGTGGATGGCCGAAGGTTTTCTCCATCACTCTCAACAGAATAAAAATGTACAAGAAATTGGTGAGCAGTATTTCGATGATTTATTAACGAGGTCTTCTTTCTTCAATCAACCTTCAAAATGCAATTCATCATGCATGACCTTTTGA
- the LOC114180933 gene encoding putative disease resistance protein At3g14460: MNPLDALEANLKNKHLVVLELIWNSNHVSDDPGKENKVLENLQPSKHLEHLSILNYGGTQFPSWVFDNSLSNLVSLWLADCKYCLCLPPFGLLSSLRILQIIGFDGIVSIGAEFYGANRSSFKSLEILVFYSMKEWEEWECKTTSFPRLRHLSIDRCPKLKGLSEQLLHSKELTIHYCDELIISENSMDTSSLEILNIYSSPFVSIPTTHNDFLEVIKISGGCDSLTIFPLDLFPKLRLLKLQRCQNLRRISQEHPHDHLNELTIEDCPQFESFPSEGLLAPWLQKIAIQGTGNLKLLPKRMKILLPSLNNLRIIDCPQVEILSEEGLPTNVKYVSLSSLKLIVSLRETLDANTCLEWLFIENVDVESFPNEGLLPRSLTNLRIFNCPNLKKLDYKGLCNLSSLTLLHCHNLQCLPVEGLPKSISSLTIQDCPLLQLRCQNPDGEDWLKIAHIKELIIGE, from the coding sequence ATGAATCCTTTAGATGCATTAGAagcaaatttgaaaaataaacaccTTGTGGTACTAGAGTTAATTTGGAATTCGAACCATGTCTCTGATGATccaggaaaagaaaataaagtactTGAGAATCTACAACCATCCAAACACTTGGAACATTTGTCAATCCTTAACTATGGTGGTACACAATTCCCAAGTTGGGTATTCGACAATTCATTATCAAATTTGGTGTCCTTATGGTTGGCCGACTGTAAATATTGCCTATGTTTGCCTCCCTTTGGACTTTTGTCATCTCTAAGGATTCTACAGATTATAGGGTTTGATGGAATAGTGAGCATTGGTGCTGAATTTTATGGGGCAAACCGTTCTTCGTTCAAGTCGTTGGAAATATTGGTATTCTACTCCATGAAGGAATGGGAAGAATGGGAATGTAAAACTACTTCTTTTCCACGTCTTCGACATCTTTCTATCGATAGATGTCCCAAGTTGAAAGGTCTCTCAGAGCAACTTCTTCATTCAAAGGAACTAACTATTCATTATTGTGATGAGCTCATCATTAGTGAAAACAGCATGGACACATCGTCGCTTGAAATCTTGAATATTTATTCAAGTCCATTTGTGAGTATTCCCACTACCCATAATGATTTCCTTGAAGTAATAAAGATTAGTGGTGGCTGCGACTCTCTTACAATTTTTCCGCTAGATTTGTTTCCAAAGCTTCGTTTACTTAAATTGCAAAGGTGCCAAAACTTACGAAGAATTTCACAAGAGCACCCTCATGATCATCTCAATGAACTAACAATTGAAGATTGCCCTCAATTTGAATCATTCCCCAGTGAAGGGTTACTTGCACCGTGGCTCCAAAAAATTGCAATTCAAGGAACAGGGAATTTGAAGTTGTTGCCAAAACGCATGAAAATCCTGCTTCCATCTCTTAATAACCTGCGGATAATTGATTGTCCACAAGTGGAGATTCTCTCAGAAGAAGGTTTGCCAACAAATGTAAAATATGTGTCTCTTTCAAGTTTAAAACTTATTGTCTCCTTGAGAGAAACCTTGGATGCCAACACATGTCTTGAATGGTTGTTTATTGAAAATGTGGATGTGGAGTCTTTTCCAAATGAAGGTTTGCTGCCACGCTCTCTCACCAATTTACGAATCTTTAATTGCCCAAATCTTAAAAAACTGGACTATAAGGGTCTCTGTAACCTTTCTTCTCTCACACTTCTTCACTGTCACAACCTTCAATGTTTACCGGTGGAGGGTCTACCCAAATCCATCTCTTCTCTAACAATTCAGGATTGTCCATTGCTCCAACTGCGTTGTCAGAATCCTGATGGCGAAGACTGGTTAAAGATCGCTCATATTAAAGAATTGATAATTGGGGAATAA
- the LOC114180934 gene encoding putative disease resistance RPP13-like protein 1: protein MEKCGLGILTEPETVKLNVRLDTLWNPSRGGSNSSRKCEGSVFTKRSKILVTARAEKVASNMRSKVHLLRELRGDECLNVFEKHALKDDDLELNDDLKEIGRRIVEKCKGLPLALKTIGSLLRTKSSISYWKSVLENDIWDLPKEVKIIPALLLSYQHLPSHLKRCFAYCALFPKDREFDKKELILLWMAEGFLHHSQQINNVEEIGEQYFEDLLMRLKFDKGNCIPKTTRHFSFAFDDFLRVLSLNAYSELREVPDSVGDLKHLHSLDLSRTGIQKLPDSTCLLYNLLILKLNYCSRLEELPSNLHKLTKLCFLEFKNTKVTEMPMRFGELKNLQVLSPVFVNKNNEFNIKHLGGLNLHGRLSINEVQNIVNPLDALEANLKNKDLVELELKWESDHIPDDPRKEKKVLENLQPSKIVEYLSIENYGGTKFPSWVFDNSLSNLVSLRLEDCKYCLCLPPLGLLSSLKTLKIIGLDGIVSIGDEFYGNSSSSFTSLESLEFSR from the exons ATGGAAAAATGTGGGTTGGGAATACTTACTGAGCCCGAAACGGTCAAGCTGAACGTGAGACTGGATACACtatggaaccctagcagaggcgGCAGCAACAGCTCAAGGAAATGTGAGGGATCTGTTTTTACGAAAA GAAGTAAAATTCTTGTCACGGCACGTGCTGAGAAAGTTGCTTCTAACATGAGATCTAAAGTGCATCTCCTGAGGGAATTACGAGGGGATGAATGCTTGaatgtttttgaaaaacatgCATTAAAAGATGATGATCTTGAATTGAATGATGATCTAAAGGAGATTGGTAGAAGGATAGTTGAGAAGTGCAAAGGATtacctcttgctttgaaaacaATTGGAAGTCTTCTCCGCACAAAGTCATCCATTTCATATTGGAAGAGTGTATTGGAAAACGACATATGGGACTTGCCGAAAGAAGTGAAAATTATCCCTGCTCTATTACTGAGTTATCAAcaccttccttctcatctcaaGCGATGCTTTGCTTATTGTGCATTGTTTCCGAAAGATCGTGAATTTGACAAGAAGGAATTAATTTTGTTGTGGATGGCTGAAGGTTTTCTCCATCACTCTCAACAAATCAATAATGTAGAAGAAATTGGTGAACAGTATTTCGAAGATCTACTAATGAG GTTGAAATTTGATAAAGGAAACTGCATCCCCAAAACAACCCGTcatttttcatttgcattcgatgaC TTTTTACGTGTCTTATCGTTGAATGCATATTCTGAGCTTAGAGAAGTCCCTGATTCTGTTGGTGATCTTAAACATCTCCATTCTTTAGATCTTTCGAGAACTGGGATACAAAAACTACCTGACTCAACATGTTTGCTCTATAACTTGCTAATCTTGAAGTTGAACTATTGTTCAAGGCTGGAAGAGTTGCCCTCAAATTTACATAAACTCACCAAATTGTGTTTCCTggaatttaaaaatacaaaagtgaCAGAGATGCCAATGCGTTTTGGAGAGTTGAAGAATCTTCAAGTACTCAGTCCGGtttttgtcaataaaaataatgaattcaaTATTAAGCATCTAGGAGGGCTCAATCTTCATGGAAGACTATCAATTAATGAGGTGCAAAATATTGTAAATCCTCTAGATGCATTAGAAGCAAATCTGAAAAATAAAGATCTTGTGGAGTTAGAGTTAAAATGGGAGTCAGACCATATCCCTGATGAtccaaggaaagaaaagaaagtattgGAGAATCTACAACCTTCCAAAATCGTGGAATATTTGTCAATAGAGAACTATGGTGGTACAAAATTCCCAAGTTGGGTATTTGATAATTCATTATCAAATTTGGTGTCCTTAAGGCTGGAGGACTGTAAATATTGTTTGTGTTTGCCTCCCCTTGGACTATTGTCATCTCTGAAGACCCTTAAGATTATTGGATTGGATGGAATAGTGAGCATTGGTGATGAATTTTATGGGAATAGCTCTTCTTCGTTTACATCTTTGGAAAGTTTGGAATTTTCAAGATGA